In a genomic window of Enterobacter asburiae:
- the hpaE gene encoding 5-carboxymethyl-2-hydroxymuconate semialdehyde dehydrogenase, which translates to MKKINHWINGKNVAGSEYFHTTNPASGEVLAEVASGGEAEIHQAVAAAKEAFPKWANLPMKERARLMRRLGDLIDQNVPEIAAMETADTGLPIHQTKNVLIPRASHNFEFFAEVCQQMNGKTYPVDDKMLNYTLVQPVGVCALVSPWNVPFMTATWKVAPCLALGNTAVLKMSELSPLTADRLGELALEAGIPAGVLNVVQGYGATAGDALVRHHDVRAVSFTGGTATGRNIMKNAGLKKYSMELGGKSPVLIFEDADIERALDAALFTIFSINGERCTAGSRIFIQQSIYPEFVKRFAERANRLRVGDPNDPNTQIGALISQQHWEKVSGYIRLGIEEGATLLAGGPDKPTDLPAHLKGGNFLRPTVLADVDNRMRVAQEEIFGPVACLLPFKDEAEGLRLANDVEYGLASYIWTQDVSKVLRLARSIEAGMVFVNTQNVRDLRQPFGGVKASGTGREGGEYSFEVFAEMKNVCISMGDHPIPKWGI; encoded by the coding sequence ATGAAAAAGATTAACCACTGGATCAACGGTAAAAACGTCGCCGGAAGCGAGTACTTCCACACCACCAACCCGGCCTCCGGCGAGGTATTAGCAGAAGTCGCCTCCGGCGGAGAAGCTGAAATTCACCAGGCCGTCGCCGCCGCCAAAGAGGCATTCCCGAAGTGGGCTAACCTGCCGATGAAGGAGCGCGCGCGCCTGATGCGTCGCCTGGGGGATCTGATCGACCAAAACGTGCCTGAGATCGCCGCGATGGAAACAGCCGACACCGGCCTGCCGATCCACCAGACCAAAAACGTGCTCATTCCGCGCGCCTCGCACAACTTCGAGTTCTTCGCCGAGGTGTGCCAGCAGATGAACGGCAAAACCTACCCGGTTGACGACAAGATGCTCAACTACACCCTGGTGCAGCCGGTGGGCGTCTGCGCGCTGGTGTCGCCGTGGAACGTGCCGTTTATGACCGCCACCTGGAAGGTTGCGCCGTGCCTGGCACTCGGAAACACCGCGGTGCTGAAGATGTCTGAACTCTCCCCGCTAACCGCCGACCGTCTGGGCGAGCTGGCGCTGGAGGCGGGCATTCCGGCGGGCGTGCTGAACGTAGTGCAGGGCTACGGCGCAACGGCAGGCGACGCGCTGGTGCGCCACCACGACGTGCGCGCCGTCTCCTTCACCGGCGGCACCGCCACCGGGCGTAACATCATGAAAAACGCCGGGCTGAAGAAATACTCCATGGAGCTGGGCGGCAAATCCCCGGTGCTGATTTTTGAAGATGCCGACATCGAGCGCGCGCTGGACGCCGCCCTGTTCACCATCTTCTCGATCAACGGCGAGCGCTGCACCGCGGGCTCGCGCATCTTCATTCAGCAGAGCATCTACCCGGAGTTCGTCAAGCGCTTTGCCGAGCGCGCCAACCGCCTGCGCGTTGGGGATCCAAACGATCCGAATACCCAGATTGGCGCGCTCATCAGCCAGCAGCACTGGGAGAAAGTCTCCGGCTACATCCGCCTCGGCATTGAAGAGGGTGCAACCCTGCTGGCGGGCGGCCCGGACAAACCGACCGATCTGCCCGCGCACCTGAAAGGCGGCAACTTCCTGCGCCCGACGGTGCTGGCGGACGTCGACAACCGCATGCGCGTGGCGCAGGAGGAAATCTTCGGGCCGGTGGCCTGCCTGCTGCCGTTTAAGGACGAAGCGGAGGGCCTGCGCCTGGCGAACGACGTGGAGTACGGCCTGGCGTCATACATCTGGACCCAGGACGTCAGCAAAGTGCTGCGCCTGGCGCGCAGCATCGAAGCGGGGATGGTTTTCGTCAACACCCAAAACGTGCGCGACCTGCGCCAGCCGTTTGGCGGCGTGAAGGCATCCGGCACCGGCCGCGAGGGCGGCGAGTACAGCTTCGAAGTGTTCGCCGAGATGAAGAACGTCTGCATCTCGATGGGCGACCACCCGATTCCAAAATGGGGGATCTGA
- a CDS encoding 4-hydroxyphenylacetate degradation bifunctional isomerase/decarboxylase, whose amino-acid sequence MKGTVFAVALNHHSQREAWREAFEKAPYNTPPKTPVWFIKPHNTVIRAGEPIPFPQGETVLSGATVALVVGKTASRVRVEEAAEYIAGYALANEVSLPEESFYRPAIKAKCRDGFCPLGEPVAVDNVDNLTIITEINGREADHWNTADLQRNAAELLSALSEFATLNPGDAILLGTPQSRVEIRPGDRVRILAEGFPPLENPVVDERNVIIAHSTPPQATLFALGLNYADHASELDFKPPTEPLVFIKAPNTFNGDGQTSVRPNNIEYMHYEAELVVVIGKTARKVSEAEAMEYVAGYTVCNDYAIRDYLENYYRPNLRVKSRDGLTPISPNIMPKAAIPDPHNLRLRTFVNGELRQEGTTADLIFSIPFLIAYLSDFMTLQPGDMIATGTPKGLSDVVPGDEVVVEVEGVGRLVNRIVSEETAK is encoded by the coding sequence ATGAAAGGTACCGTTTTTGCCGTCGCGCTGAACCATCACAGCCAGCGTGAAGCCTGGCGTGAGGCATTTGAAAAAGCCCCCTACAACACGCCGCCGAAAACGCCGGTGTGGTTTATCAAACCGCATAACACCGTGATTCGCGCGGGCGAACCGATCCCCTTCCCACAGGGGGAAACGGTGCTGAGCGGCGCGACGGTGGCACTGGTGGTGGGTAAAACCGCCAGCAGGGTGCGCGTGGAGGAGGCCGCGGAATACATCGCGGGGTATGCGCTGGCCAACGAGGTGAGCCTGCCGGAGGAGAGCTTCTACCGCCCGGCCATCAAGGCCAAATGCCGGGACGGATTTTGCCCGCTCGGCGAACCTGTCGCCGTTGATAACGTCGACAACCTGACCATCATCACCGAGATCAACGGCCGCGAAGCGGACCACTGGAACACGGCCGATCTTCAGCGCAACGCCGCCGAACTGCTGAGCGCCCTGAGCGAGTTCGCTACCCTTAACCCCGGCGATGCAATATTGCTCGGCACCCCGCAAAGCCGCGTTGAGATCCGCCCGGGGGATCGCGTGCGTATTCTGGCGGAAGGGTTTCCGCCGCTGGAAAACCCGGTGGTGGATGAGCGCAACGTCATTATTGCGCACAGCACGCCGCCGCAGGCCACGCTGTTTGCCCTCGGCCTGAACTATGCCGACCACGCCAGCGAGCTGGACTTCAAGCCCCCCACCGAGCCGCTGGTGTTTATCAAAGCGCCAAACACCTTTAATGGCGACGGCCAGACCTCGGTGCGCCCGAACAATATCGAATACATGCATTACGAAGCGGAGCTGGTGGTGGTCATCGGTAAAACCGCGCGTAAGGTCAGCGAAGCCGAGGCGATGGAGTATGTTGCGGGCTATACGGTCTGCAACGACTACGCCATCCGCGACTACCTGGAAAACTACTACCGCCCGAACCTGCGGGTCAAAAGCCGCGACGGGCTTACGCCCATTAGCCCGAACATCATGCCGAAAGCGGCCATCCCCGACCCGCACAACCTTCGTCTTCGCACCTTCGTCAACGGCGAGCTGCGTCAGGAAGGGACCACCGCCGATCTCATTTTCAGCATCCCGTTCCTGATCGCGTACCTGAGCGATTTTATGACCCTGCAGCCGGGCGACATGATTGCCACCGGCACGCCAAAAGGGCTGTCAGACGTGGTGCCGGGGGATGAAGTGGTGGTGGAAGTGGAAGGCGTAGGCCGCCTGGTAAACCGGATTGTCAGCGAGGAGACTGCAAAATGA
- the hpaR gene encoding homoprotocatechuate degradation operon regulator HpaR, producing the protein MHDSLTIALLQAREAAMSYFRPIVKRHNLTEQQWRIVRVLAEHPSMDFHDLAFRTCILRPSLTGILTRMERDGLVLRLKPVNDQRKLYVSLTKEGNALYEHAQAQVEEAYQQIEAEYTPEKMKQLTALLEEFIELGNRHNAAREEE; encoded by the coding sequence ATGCATGATTCATTAACCATCGCGCTATTGCAGGCGCGGGAAGCGGCGATGTCCTACTTCCGACCGATTGTGAAGCGCCATAACCTCACCGAGCAGCAGTGGCGCATCGTGCGCGTGCTGGCTGAGCATCCGTCGATGGATTTTCACGACCTGGCGTTTCGCACCTGCATTTTGCGCCCGAGCCTGACCGGCATTCTGACGCGCATGGAGCGCGACGGCCTGGTGCTGCGCCTGAAGCCGGTGAACGACCAGCGCAAGCTGTACGTGTCGCTGACCAAAGAGGGCAATGCGCTGTACGAGCACGCCCAGGCGCAGGTGGAAGAGGCGTATCAGCAGATTGAGGCGGAATACACGCCGGAGAAGATGAAGCAGCTGACGGCGCTGCTGGAAGAGTTTATTGAACTCGGAAACCGCCATAACGCAGCGCGGGAAGAAGAGTAA
- the tsr gene encoding methyl-accepting chemotaxis protein, translating to MLNRIKIVTSLMLVLAIFGLLQLTSGGLFFNALKNDKENFTVLQTIRQQQSTLNGSWVALLQTRNTLNRAGIRYMMDQSNIGSGATVNDLMQIASASLKQAEKNWADYEALPRDPRQSDAAALEIKRNYDIYHGALAELIQLLGAGKINAFFDQPTQSYQDGFEKQYVSYLQQNDKLYQMAVEDSNSSFSQAIWVLISVLVAVLVVIVAVWLGIKQALISPLTRLIDNIRHIASGDLVKRIDVEGSNEMGELADSLRHMQSELVRTVGDVRNGANAIYSGASEIAMGNNDLSSRTEQQAASLEETAASMEQLTATVKQNAENARQASHLALSASETAQKGGKVVDNVVQTMRDIAGSSQKIADIISVIDGIAFQTNILALNAAVEAARAGEQGRGFAVVAGEVRNLAQRSAQAAREIKSLIEDSVGRVEVGSTLVESAGETMGEIVNAVTRVTDIMGEIASASDEQSRGIDQVGLAVAEMDRVTQQNASLVEESAAAAAALEEQASRLTQAVAVFRIQQEQMKAREFASAKSVAAPVISRKAATADAGDNWETF from the coding sequence ATGTTAAACCGTATCAAGATTGTCACCAGCTTAATGCTGGTTTTAGCTATATTTGGCCTGTTACAACTCACATCCGGTGGTCTTTTCTTTAATGCTCTGAAGAATGACAAAGAGAATTTCACCGTCCTGCAAACCATTCGTCAGCAACAATCCACCCTGAACGGGAGTTGGGTTGCGCTGCTGCAAACCCGTAATACCCTTAACCGCGCGGGCATCCGCTACATGATGGATCAGAGCAATATCGGCAGCGGCGCGACCGTTAACGATCTGATGCAAATTGCGTCTGCCTCGCTGAAACAGGCGGAAAAAAACTGGGCTGACTATGAAGCCCTGCCGCGCGACCCGCGTCAAAGCGACGCCGCTGCGCTGGAGATTAAGCGTAACTACGATATCTACCACGGTGCGCTGGCAGAGCTGATTCAGCTGCTGGGGGCAGGTAAAATCAACGCCTTCTTCGACCAGCCGACCCAGAGCTACCAGGATGGTTTTGAGAAGCAGTACGTGAGCTACCTGCAGCAGAACGACAAGCTGTACCAGATGGCGGTTGAAGACAGCAACAGCTCCTTCAGCCAGGCGATCTGGGTGTTGATAAGCGTGCTGGTTGCCGTGTTGGTGGTGATCGTGGCTGTCTGGCTGGGTATCAAGCAGGCGCTGATCTCTCCGCTGACGCGTCTGATCGACAATATTCGCCATATCGCCAGCGGCGATCTGGTGAAGCGCATTGACGTGGAAGGGTCCAACGAGATGGGTGAACTGGCTGACTCGCTGCGTCATATGCAGAGTGAGCTGGTGCGTACCGTGGGCGACGTGCGTAACGGCGCGAATGCGATCTACAGCGGCGCGAGCGAAATCGCGATGGGCAATAACGATCTCTCTTCCCGTACTGAACAGCAGGCCGCTTCCCTGGAAGAGACCGCTGCCAGCATGGAGCAGCTGACGGCGACCGTTAAGCAGAACGCCGAGAACGCCCGTCAGGCGAGCCATCTGGCGCTGAGCGCGTCTGAAACCGCGCAGAAAGGCGGTAAAGTGGTGGACAACGTGGTGCAAACCATGCGAGACATTGCCGGCAGTTCACAGAAGATTGCCGACATTATCAGCGTGATCGACGGCATTGCCTTCCAGACCAACATCCTGGCACTGAACGCGGCGGTAGAAGCGGCGCGTGCGGGCGAGCAGGGCCGTGGTTTTGCGGTGGTGGCAGGGGAAGTGCGTAACCTGGCCCAGCGCAGCGCCCAGGCAGCTCGTGAAATTAAGAGCCTGATTGAAGACTCTGTGGGCCGCGTGGAAGTGGGCTCAACGCTGGTAGAAAGCGCCGGTGAAACCATGGGTGAGATCGTGAACGCGGTGACCCGCGTGACCGACATCATGGGCGAGATTGCGTCTGCCTCTGACGAGCAGAGCCGCGGTATCGACCAGGTGGGTCTGGCGGTAGCAGAGATGGACCGCGTGACGCAGCAGAACGCCTCGCTGGTGGAAGAGTCTGCCGCAGCAGCGGCGGCGCTGGAAGAGCAGGCGAGCCGCCTGACGCAGGCCGTGGCGGTGTTCCGCATTCAGCAGGAGCAGATGAAGGCGCGCGAGTTTGCTTCCGCGAAAAGCGTTGCCGCGCCGGTGATATCGCGTAAGGCCGCGACGGCGGACGCGGGCGATAACTGGGAAACGTTCTAA
- a CDS encoding GNAT family N-acetyltransferase, which translates to MNIYIRPTTSDDVAALPALERAAGERFRDDPDLAWLAEGEVISAEQHLGYAERGLSWLALANERPVGFLLAEAHPSSLFIVELSVDLAWQGKGIGRQLIARAADHARKVGLTSLTLTTFRDVPWNAPFYAKLGFEYVTELTPELREKREEEAAHGLAYNSRCAMRLPL; encoded by the coding sequence ATGAACATTTACATTCGCCCCACCACCAGCGACGACGTTGCCGCCCTGCCCGCCCTTGAACGCGCGGCGGGCGAACGTTTTCGTGACGACCCGGATCTCGCCTGGCTTGCCGAGGGTGAGGTCATTTCCGCTGAACAGCACCTCGGCTATGCCGAACGGGGGCTAAGCTGGCTGGCGCTGGCGAACGAGCGTCCCGTGGGGTTTCTCCTTGCAGAGGCACACCCTTCGTCACTGTTTATTGTGGAGCTCTCGGTTGATCTGGCCTGGCAGGGAAAAGGAATTGGTCGGCAGCTCATCGCCCGTGCGGCTGACCATGCCCGCAAAGTGGGGCTGACATCGCTGACGCTGACGACGTTCCGGGACGTTCCGTGGAATGCGCCCTTCTATGCAAAGCTGGGGTTTGAATACGTCACTGAACTCACGCCTGAACTGCGTGAAAAACGTGAAGAAGAAGCAGCGCACGGCTTAGCGTATAACTCCCGCTGCGCCATGCGTCTGCCGCTTTGA
- a CDS encoding winged helix family transcriptional regulator: MKYLLADAIVYNDEDGSVSLINAPDEDAQILTCTANTILKLLVQHHGNVIERDTFLHEVWDRRGLQGSNNSLNQYISILRKMLASLLPDALFIVTVPKTGFMLSADVTVTPQEEAPPAAKMAKPAWRARPERLFCGALTLAIVTLCLWITAIKPVNPQREIHLLTHIGSCPVYTFTPLADVFHEKAIALAQTLQQDGHLPCLKNSIFYMHIQRTLFYGHEGRLVLSQCSLTRDKASACRTLYYYEW, encoded by the coding sequence ATGAAATACCTGCTTGCTGACGCCATCGTCTACAACGACGAGGACGGTTCTGTTTCTCTTATCAATGCGCCGGATGAGGATGCGCAGATCCTCACCTGCACGGCCAATACCATCCTGAAGCTGCTGGTCCAGCATCATGGCAACGTGATTGAACGGGACACCTTTCTCCATGAGGTCTGGGATCGGCGAGGGCTCCAGGGATCGAACAACTCGTTAAACCAGTACATCAGTATTTTGCGCAAAATGCTGGCAAGCCTGCTTCCCGACGCGCTGTTTATCGTCACGGTCCCTAAGACGGGCTTTATGCTCAGCGCCGACGTCACGGTAACGCCCCAGGAGGAGGCGCCCCCGGCCGCCAAAATGGCGAAACCGGCATGGCGCGCTCGACCGGAACGGCTGTTCTGCGGCGCGCTTACTCTGGCGATCGTGACGCTGTGCCTCTGGATAACGGCGATCAAACCAGTAAACCCGCAGAGGGAAATCCATCTGCTGACCCATATCGGCTCCTGTCCGGTCTACACCTTTACGCCGCTGGCGGATGTGTTTCACGAGAAGGCGATTGCCCTGGCGCAAACCCTTCAGCAGGACGGCCATCTCCCGTGTCTGAAAAATTCCATTTTCTATATGCACATCCAGAGAACGCTTTTTTACGGCCACGAAGGACGGCTGGTGCTTTCCCAGTGTTCCCTCACGCGGGATAAAGCGAGCGCCTGCCGTACGCTTTACTATTACGAGTGGTGA
- a CDS encoding spore coat protein U domain-containing protein, which yields MSLKTPLLLLLVLSMKAMAAACWITSPAAINFGSVVAGNAASTNTEVKFSCQADNNGTMEYINVCLSSIDAPPFQMLSNGDQEGKQYTLLFRLLNGVARSQELGPASGGDLIQQTLTAQSNTSISGSFPLIATLPPGQNQLPAYHYYNYNMNLRIAWHSATRQDALQNCSDGSAEGEQVQGGTSAQAEISQGCYIERVTPLNFGTLSSTATLRPTRSTATLTTRCPAGTAFTLAMGNGNHASGNQRQLCNDEGQCLRYALWQDAAATQRWGDSRSGDALVVTHPAGGTQSFTVYGEVPAQPLSGTGEFIDDVIITLTY from the coding sequence GTGTCATTAAAAACACCGTTATTGCTGCTGCTCGTGCTGTCCATGAAGGCGATGGCGGCAGCGTGCTGGATAACCTCACCCGCCGCCATCAACTTTGGCAGCGTCGTGGCGGGAAATGCCGCCTCGACCAACACCGAGGTTAAATTTAGCTGTCAGGCCGACAATAACGGCACGATGGAATATATCAACGTCTGCCTGAGCAGCATTGATGCTCCACCCTTTCAGATGCTCTCGAACGGGGACCAGGAGGGGAAACAGTACACCCTGCTCTTCCGCCTGCTTAACGGCGTCGCGCGCTCTCAGGAGCTGGGCCCCGCCAGCGGCGGGGATCTCATTCAGCAGACCCTGACTGCACAAAGCAATACCAGCATCAGCGGTAGCTTTCCGCTTATCGCCACCCTCCCGCCGGGGCAAAACCAACTGCCGGCGTACCACTATTACAACTACAACATGAATCTGCGCATCGCCTGGCACAGCGCCACCCGTCAGGATGCGCTGCAAAATTGCTCGGACGGCTCCGCGGAGGGCGAGCAGGTGCAGGGCGGCACCAGCGCGCAGGCCGAAATCAGCCAGGGGTGCTACATAGAACGCGTCACCCCGCTTAACTTCGGCACGCTGAGCAGCACCGCCACGCTGCGCCCGACGCGTTCCACGGCAACACTCACCACGCGATGTCCGGCCGGCACGGCGTTTACCCTTGCCATGGGCAACGGCAACCATGCCAGCGGCAATCAGCGGCAGCTTTGCAACGACGAAGGCCAGTGCCTGCGCTATGCGCTCTGGCAGGATGCCGCTGCCACGCAACGCTGGGGCGATTCGCGCAGCGGGGATGCGCTGGTCGTCACCCATCCCGCAGGCGGCACCCAAAGCTTCACCGTTTACGGAGAAGTCCCGGCCCAGCCTCTGAGCGGTACGGGGGAATTTATTGACGACGTGATAATTACGCTGACTTATTAA
- a CDS encoding fimbrial biogenesis outer membrane usher protein, with product MAITVNHAPRGELWACRVVGEALWIDRGDLKKLGLRAPDDHSEWVELTSLPGLKVSLDLHAQQVSLTADAEALDGQQHLTIERPTAQYRYPEAQPISAFTLGYALYASDSQGNRQLNAQTSLTASGALPGTFSSSFSSHAGEENSAGRPSHTRLETRWQWDNADSLTSLALGDNITTGTRWSRQVRFGGLHWARNFELNPQLNTEPRSRYSDTAVLPSTVDLYIDGLKQSSEHVTPGDFLLDTLPSFTGSGQAQVVITDINGQRRTVQLDLYGAPGMLAEGLSSGSLDIGWMRQNYALRSNDYAPDLVLDAGWRYGVSNRLTLALHTEQQSKLRNVGTGVDWLISPDIGIVSQHVALSDSPYGQGKQWGLGWQWNGSGTGFSASTVRTDADFADNARTIGALPVRRSDSVWLSHSVPHFGTVGAGWVQQNIQGNKQRYLNASWSVSLPAHLSTTLSYTRSFTDASSNVQLMLSVPLGRADTLSVQTSRETSRMDYRHQPDDRLGGWSWQLGQSVGERRDIYADVGYLGHAGEWHVGLEQGARLGNQYASAEGSLTLLDGSLHALRYSQQGLALVSTHGVGHVPVMLENRPAGETDENGYLLLTDLPQYHSSKVSINPLDLPADVMAPVTDMDARPGNGSAVKVDFNVHHAVTVQARLVDSRHKPLPLGSIVSTPRGATIVGRDGFIWLEDPPLPGELVVKTGEGECRVTLPAPRTASSIQNIGEQLCH from the coding sequence CTGGCCATCACGGTGAATCACGCTCCTCGAGGGGAGCTGTGGGCCTGCCGGGTCGTGGGTGAGGCGCTGTGGATTGACCGCGGCGACCTCAAAAAGCTGGGGCTTCGCGCCCCGGATGACCACAGCGAATGGGTTGAACTGACGTCCCTGCCTGGCCTGAAGGTCAGTCTCGACTTACACGCTCAGCAGGTCTCCCTTACCGCCGACGCAGAGGCGCTCGACGGCCAGCAGCACCTGACTATCGAGAGGCCGACCGCGCAGTATCGCTATCCCGAGGCGCAGCCCATCAGCGCGTTTACGCTCGGGTATGCCCTTTATGCCAGCGACTCCCAGGGGAACCGCCAGCTTAACGCGCAGACCTCGTTGACCGCATCCGGGGCGCTTCCCGGCACCTTCAGCAGCAGCTTTTCAAGCCATGCGGGGGAGGAAAACAGCGCTGGGCGGCCCAGCCACACGCGTCTTGAAACCCGCTGGCAGTGGGACAACGCAGACTCGCTGACCAGCCTGGCGCTGGGCGACAACATCACCACGGGCACCCGCTGGAGCCGGCAGGTACGTTTTGGCGGCCTGCACTGGGCGCGGAATTTTGAGCTTAATCCGCAGCTCAACACCGAACCGCGCAGCCGCTACAGCGACACTGCCGTCCTGCCTTCAACGGTCGATCTTTACATCGACGGGCTTAAGCAGAGCAGCGAGCACGTGACACCGGGGGATTTTCTGCTGGATACCCTGCCCTCCTTCACCGGAAGCGGACAGGCGCAGGTGGTCATTACCGACATCAACGGTCAGCGTCGCACCGTACAGCTCGATCTCTACGGCGCGCCGGGGATGCTGGCGGAAGGGCTCAGCAGCGGCTCGCTGGATATCGGCTGGATGCGGCAAAACTACGCCCTGCGATCGAATGACTATGCCCCCGATCTCGTGCTCGACGCGGGCTGGCGCTATGGGGTAAGTAACCGGCTGACGCTGGCGCTGCACACGGAACAGCAGAGCAAACTGCGCAATGTCGGGACAGGCGTCGACTGGCTGATCTCGCCCGACATCGGGATTGTTAGCCAACATGTTGCCCTGAGCGACAGCCCCTATGGCCAGGGAAAACAGTGGGGCCTTGGCTGGCAATGGAACGGCAGCGGGACGGGCTTCTCTGCCAGCACCGTCCGTACCGATGCCGACTTTGCCGATAACGCCCGCACGATCGGCGCCCTGCCGGTCAGACGCAGCGATAGCGTCTGGCTAAGCCACTCTGTTCCTCATTTTGGTACCGTAGGCGCAGGCTGGGTACAGCAAAACATTCAGGGCAACAAACAGCGCTACCTCAACGCCTCCTGGTCCGTCTCGCTGCCGGCCCATCTCTCCACCACGCTGAGCTATACCCGTTCGTTTACGGATGCGTCGAGTAACGTTCAGCTTATGCTCTCGGTCCCGTTAGGCCGTGCGGATACTCTCTCCGTTCAGACCAGCCGCGAGACGTCACGCATGGATTATCGCCACCAGCCGGACGATCGACTCGGCGGCTGGTCATGGCAGCTGGGACAAAGCGTTGGTGAGCGCCGGGATATCTATGCGGACGTGGGCTATCTGGGTCATGCAGGCGAGTGGCACGTCGGGCTGGAGCAAGGCGCCAGGCTGGGCAACCAGTACGCCTCAGCCGAAGGCAGCCTGACGCTGCTGGATGGCAGCCTTCATGCCCTGCGCTACAGCCAACAGGGTCTGGCGCTGGTCTCCACCCACGGCGTTGGACACGTGCCGGTAATGCTGGAAAACCGCCCTGCAGGCGAAACCGATGAAAACGGCTATCTGCTGCTGACCGACCTGCCGCAATACCACAGCAGCAAGGTCAGCATCAATCCGCTGGATCTCCCTGCCGATGTTATGGCCCCCGTCACCGACATGGATGCCAGACCGGGCAACGGCAGCGCGGTAAAGGTCGATTTTAATGTCCATCACGCCGTGACGGTTCAGGCCCGGCTGGTCGACAGCCGCCACAAGCCGCTCCCGCTGGGCAGCATCGTTTCAACGCCACGCGGCGCGACCATCGTCGGACGCGACGGTTTTATCTGGCTTGAAGATCCGCCCCTGCCGGGTGAACTGGTGGTGAAAACCGGCGAGGGGGAGTGTCGGGTCACGCTTCCGGCCCCGCGCACCGCGTCATCAATACAGAATATTGGAGAACAACTGTGTCATTAA
- a CDS encoding molecular chaperone: MRRCLPCFILWLLMLTLLSRYALAATLQVAPVTLDLQSGQRASAVYLTNSGKAAIHAQIRVYEWTQQNGKDVLTATDEVVSSPAMTSLAPGQQQLVRIIVMEPGIREQEQSYRLVIDELPDETSRAANPNAVHFLLRYSIPVFIAGNQNMPVSRDALSCEQAEPPGTIRCYNAGNSHIRLSHLQALTASGQVVGSVKGLAGYVLPGQTALVTLKQASHHTLSALRAYLNDEHHASQIPLRPLATRAPALATAHAVSPG, from the coding sequence ATGCGGCGCTGTCTTCCCTGCTTCATTCTGTGGCTCCTGATGCTGACGCTGCTGTCGCGCTACGCGCTGGCCGCCACACTTCAGGTGGCCCCCGTGACGCTCGATCTCCAGAGCGGTCAAAGAGCATCCGCGGTTTACCTCACGAACAGCGGCAAAGCGGCCATCCATGCTCAGATACGGGTTTACGAATGGACCCAGCAAAACGGCAAAGATGTGTTAACGGCCACCGACGAGGTGGTCAGTAGCCCGGCGATGACCTCTCTGGCCCCGGGCCAGCAGCAGCTGGTGCGCATCATCGTTATGGAGCCCGGCATCCGTGAACAGGAGCAAAGTTACCGCCTGGTCATTGATGAGCTGCCGGATGAAACGTCCCGTGCGGCCAACCCCAACGCGGTGCACTTTCTGCTGCGCTACTCGATTCCCGTCTTTATTGCCGGAAACCAGAATATGCCCGTCAGCCGAGATGCCCTGAGCTGCGAACAGGCGGAGCCCCCGGGAACGATCCGCTGCTATAACGCCGGGAACAGCCATATTCGCCTGAGCCACCTGCAGGCCCTGACGGCCAGCGGGCAGGTTGTGGGATCGGTGAAAGGGCTGGCGGGCTATGTGCTACCGGGACAGACCGCGCTTGTGACACTTAAGCAGGCTTCACACCACACGCTCAGCGCACTGCGCGCCTATCTCAATGATGAACACCATGCCAGCCAGATCCCCCTGCGCCCGCTCGCTACTCGCGCTCCTGCTTTGGCTACCGCTCACGCTGTCAGCCCGGGTTGA